Part of the Perognathus longimembris pacificus isolate PPM17 chromosome 1, ASM2315922v1, whole genome shotgun sequence genome, GTGGGCCTGGTCAGGGTATTTGGAAACTGGGCATAAGACTTTCCTCAGTCTGTCTCCTGGGGTTGGGGTGGGTCTGTGGGCCTGGAGGCAGAGCCCCCCGTAGTCACTCTAGACGAGAAGGTGCCCTGGGCTGTCCTCCAGAGACCACGAGTGCCAGGCACATGCACCGCTGCGGCTCGCTGCTCCCGGCACCTGCCTCTATACGTGGCCCTGTCGCTGTGTTACAGATGGCAAGGACCTGGGCCACAGACACCCCCTCCCAGGCTAGGGACACATGGTGCCACCAAAACCCACAGCATATTGGGGGCAGTGCACTGTAAAGGCCAGAGCGTTTGCCCTGGTGGCCTCTGGGTCGGCCATGCACCCTCTGGCCACGTGCAGCTCTCCAGCTGGAGGGCAGAGCACCGTGACCTGCGCATGCTGCCCATGAACGCACTCGGGTGTGGGCGGAGGCGGGGCATCTGCACAAGTTAGGAGAACCTACCTTTAGGTTGCCGGCACACGTTTTTCtctgtcatgatttttttttttttttgcactgtggTCGTCTGGCAGACCTGAGCCAGGCACAGGCAGCCCCCGCCCATAGACCAGAGAGGCAAAGTGCTAAAGAAGCAGGCTCTAGAAGACCCACTGTGTGTCTCTGTCCCCCACTAGGTGGTCGTCTCCACCATCCCCATTGATCAGCACTCAAGTGTCCAGCCTCAGCAGGTGGGTGGCAGCTCCCGGTGGGCCTGGGTTTGTCCTCACCTGGCTTTACAGAACTGTCCTCTTGCCACGAAGCAGGATGGCTGGGGTTCTGAGCCCTCTTTGGTCCCCAGTGTCCAGCCCCAGGGGTTCCCAATATCCTCTCAGAAGTGATGGGGTGCTCCCATCCCTGGGAGAGGGCCTGcagacacccaggccctgggccatCATAAGGAATTGGGGGAGGGCCTGGTCTTCCCCGCTGGGCCAGGACGAGGTTGTTGCTCTGTCCCTACAGGCAAAtgcagctggcagtggagctggtcCCAGGGCTGTAGCACGGTAGGAGAGGGCTTCTTGCCCCTCTTGCCTACCTACAAGGCAGAGAGGCCTTGCATGCGAGGCCTGGGTCTCCTCCTTCACAAGTCAGGGGATAGGACTGTCACCTCCTGACTGACAAGTAGATCTGACAGAACTTCCAGTCCTGGGAAAGGGTCACCTGgcccctcttttccctctccgtGCTCTGTTTCTACCTCCCACAAACTGCTCAGGAGGTGGGATGAGacggaatggggggaggggaatacaCCCTTTGGTTCCTGTGACTCCAGGCAGCTGGTGTGAAGCATCAAGGCTCTGGGCCCCCACAGGACACAGGCTCCGTCACATGAAGTGATGCTGAAGCCGTGGAGTGGGCGAGAAGGGATGAGTCCAGGAATCGTGGCTGTCCTGAGCTTTCTGGCCACAGCTCAGCACTGCTGGACTGGAGCTGCTGAGAGGAGCAGACAGGCTGGGGCAGGGCCATGCGCTCTAGGCTGGACAACCTCTGAGGAGAGGGCATTGTTCTCTCCCAGGGCCCGAGTCCCAGACCTACAAAGAGCCAGCACCAACCCCAGTCCCCCAGGTGCAGAAACTAAAGTCAGCACTGACCGCTTCCTGTTGGTCACCTCCCAGGGGCCAGTGAgtgagcctggggcctggggaaggggCGGGCCTGTCCAGGGGCATGGCAGGGGTCAGGTGGACAAACAGGGCCAGCTCACCGGCACGTAGTTAAGCCCACACACACTTCTGATAGGTGGCCAGGCTTCTCAGGCCTCTTGGGCAGGCAGCGGGTGGACTGCCTGCCTAGGAACAATTGCCCAGAGGCAACGGTGGTACCCATTTTCCTCACAAGACATCCAGTCCCCAAGACCCCAACGGGGTAGGACAGAGGCTGCTGGCCCTCCTGGTACTGGAGCTGCACACAAGGTCTTATGTCTTAACACTGGGCACAGTGAGGCCAGTCACCTGCACCTTTCCCCAGAAATTTAGTCCACTCTAGTCTAAGGGCTCCATGTCCCCTCCATAGCTGTGCTCAAGGCCTCtagtgcatgcacatgcatctACGGCATTCACCTGACTCCTGGACCCAGCCCTTCCTTACCCTGACCTCCAGCTTAAGTCAGTGCCCAAGCCAGCTCTGACATGCCACCcaattcccctccccttcccctccctacaGCTCAggaccctccctctctccatcctacAGCTCACAATCgcctcctctccacccccacctaCCCTTCCCCCAACAGAGGGCACCACAAGGGGCACCTCCCTGGGCTCCATCCTGGGGTGACTAGGGTACCCACAAATGGAACTAAGGCCTCTTGGTGGGTCTGGGAAGATGTGGCTTCAGTTTCTCTGCCTTGCCTAGTTAGGCCTAGGGTCAAAGCCCTGAAGAATACACTCCCAGTGTGTTTTGGCTGGTGCCTTCCATCTAGCTGCAGGCCCTGCCCATAGGACAGTATGCCCCTGGCTTGCCAAGACAGAGCCCAAGGCCCCTGACAGGTCCTCCATGGAGAACTTTTCTTGTGAGGCAGTCACCTGCTCAGCCCCCGCTCCACAGCCCCCCATCCACAGCCCCCCTGTCCACAGTCCACAGCCCTCCCTGTCCACAGTCCACAGCCCCCCTGTCCACAGTCCACAGCCCCCCTGTCCACAGTCCACAGCCCTCCCTGTCCACAGTCCACAGCCCTCCCTGTCCACAGTCCACAGCCCCCCTGTCCACAGTCCACAGCCCCCCTGTCCACAGTCCACAGCCCTCCCTGTCCACAGTCCACAGCCCCCCTGTCCACAGTCCACAGCCCTCACAGTCCACAGTCCACAGCCCCCCTGTCCACAGTCCACAGCCCTCCCTGTCCACAGTCCACAGCCCCCCTGTCCACAGTCCACAGCCCTCCCTGTCCACAGTCCACAGCCCCCCTGTCCACAGGCCACAGCCCTCACAGTCCACAGTCCACAGCCCCCCCATCCACAGTCCACAGACCCCTGTCCACAGCCCAGCTGTGGCTTTCCTTGCAGGGGCCCCAGGGGGAGCAGGTGGGCGTGCAGGCCCCTCCGTCCTCAGGTAAGGGAACTGTGGCTGTGGGGAGGAGAGCCGGGTCGGAGGCCCCTCTGGTGAACTAAGAAAGCTTGGGAGAGAACAGAGGTGCCTATCGGCTGTTTCTCTTCACCAACTCTTCTCTTTGGGTGAAAATGGCAACACAAACCCTTGCTCCGTCTCGCAGGGCTGTTGGCATCTGGGGAGCCTGGCCCCAGGCCCTCTGAGGACCCCTTGGCTGCGGTGGTAAGTGTTACCTTCCATCCGGTCCCCGGTCCCCTCCTAGCCTTATCCCAGGACCAGCCTGGCCTCAGCAGCCTTTCCAGTCCTCAGCCCCCCAAGTCTGCATCGTTGCTCCAGCCTGAAGACGACTCGGGCTGCAAGAGGGTCTCCCCCTCTTCTGTCCCCAGGGAGCAGCGCCAAAGGGCCTGGAGTCCGTTCCTGTCACGGTGCAGTGTGCCTTCACCGTGACGCTGAAGGCCCCCAGAGGAGCCGGCCTGTCTACCCTAAGGTCTCTCCTGGCTCAGGCCCTCCCTTGCCAGGCCCAGCAGGGGCAGCTCAGGTGGGACAGAAAGCCGCTTCCCCGGTGGAAGGAAGGGGGCGATCTGAACTTGTGGGGAGGAGGAATGGGGTGagttggaggggaggagagagtggcctaggtgggggagggggagggtagtcTTTGAGTTAGAGGGGGAGGAGATGGTGGGCTAGGTCAGACAGGAGGAAGCCATAGCCACAGGCTGCCAGGTGCCTCTCAGGTGGGGCCATGTCCCTAGGTAGGCCCAGGGCCTGCACTGCTGCTGGAggacagggctgggcatatgggaGGCTGAGCGTGGCAGAGGGCTCTCGGGCTTCCTTCCTGGCACTGCCCTCTGCACCCTCTGGTGGCAGCCCCCAGGGCCTACCCTGAGGACTCTTTGCAGTTACCAAACCTCCAGTGAGGAGGGCTTGTGGACCCCCATCCAAGGGGAGGACTCGCTGCAGCGTGCATGGAGGGATGAAGCCTTTGGCCACAGGGGCCTGAGGCTCCAGTGCCGCGTGAGTGAGGGGGGAACCCTGCCCACCAGCAAGCCTGTTCAAATGCAGCCCCACACCGTCTACCCAGCTGCAGGGGAGACCCCAGCTCTGTGCTGCCCATCCAGCTGCAGGGGAGACCCCAGCCCCACACCGTCTACCCAGCTGCAGGGGAGACCCCAGCTCTGTGCTGCCCATCCAGCTGCAGGGGAGACCCCAGCCCCGTGCTGTCCATCCAGCTGCAGGGGAGACCCCAGCCCCACGCCGTCTACCCAGCTGCAGGGGAGACCCTGGCTCTGTGCTGCCCATCCAGCTGCAGGGGAGACCCCAGCCCCACGCCATCTACCCAGCTGCAGGGGAGACCCCGGCTCTGTGCTGCCCATCCAGCTGCAGGGGAGACCCCGGCTCTGTGCTGTCCATCCAGCTGCAGGGGAGACCCCAGCCCCACGCCATCTACCCAGCTGCAGGGGAGACCCCCCTGCTCTGTGCCACCCCCATAACCCACTCTCTCCCCAcagggggctgggggccggcCAGTCCTCTACCAAGTGGTGGCCCAGCACAGCTACTCCGCCCAGGGGCCTGTGGACCTGGCTTTCCACCAAGGGGATGTGCTGGATGTCCTGTGTGAAGGTACAGCCAGCTGCCCTGGGCTTCCCAAAGCTCTGTGTTTCTGGGCTCAGCCTGGGCTCAGAGTAGACATGTTGCTGCATGTCCCCCGTAGTGGACGAGGCTTGGCTAGAGGGACACCGTGATGGCTGCATTGGCATTTTCCCTAAGTGCTTCGTGGTCCCGGCGGCCCCTGTGAAGAACCCTCACCAGCCCCAAAGTCCCGATCTGCACCAAACAATCTAACGTCAAGTGTGCTTTTAATTAAAACACAACTACCTGCCCCACCCCCATGTGGTCAGTGTTCTGGGCCTAACAATGAGAGGAAGCCAGCCGAGTCCCCATGAAGGTGGGGTGGCCCCCGCTGCCCGGCTCCAGCCGTGCTGGCCATGGTCCCCGCTTTCCTCTCGGGCTCCCCCTGAGGCTGACTCTGTTCCCTGTCTGCTGCCCGTGCCTGGAATACTGGCGTGGGCATGCCACCATCTTGGTGGAAAAGGGACCGAGAGACGTTGTCTTGGAGACGTAGTCTTTGGCCTCATGACCCTAAGACAGAACCGGGTCGGCATTGTCAGTGCCTGCCTGGCCGGGACCCCCGGGGGTCAGGAGCCAGGGAGGGCCGTGCGTTCAGGACACGCCTGCGGGCCTGCGGGACAGGCTGTCTGCCCAGCAGACCCACGCGGGTCCCGGGGTCCCCCGCCCAGGCCACTGCTGGCTCCCCAGGTTTGGACGACCCATGTTCAGATCCCTGCTCCCCGCACACTGTGCCCTTGTCACCCACTGCCACCACGCTCATCGGGCTCCATCTACTCCTGGGGCCAGAGGAGCTGGACGGCGCCAGCCCCCAGAGTGGTCACGATGGTCAGCACCAGGAACACGACGCCAGCCGTCCAGATGCCATAGCTCTGTGCCCGCCACTGAGCCGGCGCCTCGGCAGGAACCATGCCTGTCAGGTTCAGCATGTAGCCCAGCGTCCAGCCAATGTCCATGCCGCCAGCCTGCGGGACACGGGGCTGCTCAGGGCAGTCGCATGGCCGCTCCAGAGCCCATCCCACCCCTGATCTGGGACAGAGGAGCCAGGGCCGGAGGCGCAGTCACCTGCTTCTGAAACTCAATGCTGGGCCAGGTGTCCTCAGTGAAGCCATAGCCCTCCAGCAGCAGTGTGAGGATGTAGAGGCCTGAGGTACAGAAGCTCCACAGCCCACGCTCCTGTCCAGGATAGCTGACCTCGACCTGGGGCCCAGAGCCAGGGAGCAGGTGAGGGCCAGAGCCCCTGCATATGCCCCCCACAGACCCATGCAGGTCCCAGGGTCCCCAGCACAGGCCTCAGTGTGATGGGAGTCTGCACTCATTGCCCAGCTGAGCCCCAAGACAGCCGGCGGCCAGGTCCTCAGGAGCCCTCTCCAAGGTCCCCATTGGAGACCACGCTGTAGCCAAGAGGGCCCAGCTAGGTGACCCACCTCATGCCCCCCAGAGGCTGGTCCCACAGGGGCTGGGGGCCAGGCTTCCCCCACCTGGAGCAGGCAGACCACGGAGCTGTCGTACCCCTCTCTGCTCCTGGCTTCCCCAAACTCAGCTGCCTGCTACCTGGAGTGAGTGGCAGCGAGACCCCGGAGGACCCCCTGCCCAGGAAGGCCCTGATGAGGCCACACCTGCCGCCGCCCCCCAGGGGCCACCCACCAGCCTCCAGGGCCTCTGGCAAAACTCCCAAATGGTGGTGTTGACTGTGCTGAGTGTCTGCCTGGAGGTGAGGTTCAGGAAGCTGAAGGTGTAGTAGAAGTTGGAGAAGGCCTGGGGAGTAGAGAAGACACTGCCTGCTGCAGGAGCCAggccagtccccccacccccttcccgtgGCCCAAGAGTCCCCAGGAGCCAATCAGTGCTTCCCATCCCACCTGACCCCAGCACTTCCGGGTCCTTCTGGGGTCCCTGATCAGCACCCAGGGTGAGAGGCTGGGGGGGCTCACGTAGAAGTGGCCCCGCAGGGGGGGCTGGTAGACCCCATCGAAGGCGCATTCTCTTTGGCCTCCACAGCTGGAGAAATTGAAGAGACCACGGATGGCCGCCACGCAGGCATTAGGGTTGCCCGTTCCCTGGACTGTGAGGTTCTGGGGGAGCTCCAGGGCAGCCGAGGGGTGGGTGCAGGGCGAGCTGCGCAGGGTGGACACAGGCAGCACGGCCTGGTAGCCGCTGTGGTAGCATGGGTGATGAACCAGGGTTTTGGAGCTGCTCTGCTGGGAGGGGAATGAGGTAGATGAGGTACAAGCTCCGGTAGCCAACCTCCATCTCCAGCCTCCCGGTCCCGGTCCCTTTCCCCGAGACTCCATCCCTACCTGCACCAGGGCAGCCAGGAGCCTGCTGAGAACCTGGTCCTGCCCATAACAGAGGTGGCTGTAGGTGTAGATGCTGTAGTTTGTGCTGTACAGGCAGAAGGTGGCCTGGGTGCTCTGGTCCAAGATGGGGCCCGCGGGCACAAAGCTGATCTGGGTGGAGGTGGCCCCTAGGTCCAGGGTGCCCACCAGAGTCCCCTCTGCAGGCTGGATCCATTCTCCAGAGGAGTACTGACAACAGATGGGTCCTCAGCCCCACCCCCgagctccacccccaccccactgcctgcCAGCCATGCCCCCACCTCCACACCCACCCCACTGCCTGCCAGCCCCACCCAACTGCCTGCCAGCCCCACACGCCCACCACCACACCCACCCCACTGcctgccagccccaccccactgcctgccagccccgccccccacctccacacccaccccactgcctgccagccccaccccccacctccacacccaccccactgcctg contains:
- the Noxa1 gene encoding NADPH oxidase activator 1 isoform X1 yields the protein MRSLGDQVHDWHRGVQAVARGDWGCALRLFSSVPEPPARMSFNVGCVHLLAGDPQAALLAFDQAVAKDTCMAVGFLQRGVANFQLERFQEALLDFQLALAQLRGNAAIDYTQLGLRFRLQAWELLYNVASVQCQLGLWTEAATTLREAISKWPEGAQDGLDVALDHVQNQAPLQPRQVPRGEVFRPHRRHLELLQPVDFLGKAKVVVSTIPIDQHSSVQPQQANAAGSGAGPRAVARARVPDLQRASTNPSPPGAETKVSTDRFLLVTSQGPGPQGEQVGVQAPPSSGLLASGEPGPRPSEDPLAAVGAAPKGLESVPVTVQCAFTVTLKAPRGAGLSTLRSLLAQALPCQAQQGQLSYQTSSEEGLWTPIQGEDSLQRAWRDEAFGHRGLRLQCRGAGGRPVLYQVVAQHSYSAQGPVDLAFHQGDVLDVLCEVDEAWLEGHRDGCIGIFPKCFVVPAAPVKNPHQPQSPDLHQTI
- the Noxa1 gene encoding NADPH oxidase activator 1 isoform X2, whose protein sequence is MRSLGDQVHDWHRGVQAVARGDWGCALRLFSSVPEPPARMSFNVGCVHLLAGDPQAALLAFDQAVAKDTCMAVGFLQRGVANFQLERFQEALLDFQLALAQLRGNAAIDYTQLGLRFRLQAWELLYNVASVQCQLGLWTEAATTLREAISKWPEGAQDGLDVALDHVQVVVSTIPIDQHSSVQPQQANAAGSGAGPRAVARARVPDLQRASTNPSPPGAETKVSTDRFLLVTSQGPGPQGEQVGVQAPPSSGLLASGEPGPRPSEDPLAAVGAAPKGLESVPVTVQCAFTVTLKAPRGAGLSTLRSLLAQALPCQAQQGQLSYQTSSEEGLWTPIQGEDSLQRAWRDEAFGHRGLRLQCRGAGGRPVLYQVVAQHSYSAQGPVDLAFHQGDVLDVLCEVDEAWLEGHRDGCIGIFPKCFVVPAAPVKNPHQPQSPDLHQTI
- the Entpd8 gene encoding ectonucleoside triphosphate diphosphohydrolase 8 isoform X3, with amino-acid sequence MSLSWKERVFMALLGAATASGLAMLILILVEATSVLLPAGTQFGIVFDAGSSHTSLFLYRWPADKENNTGLVSQALACRVEGPGISSYASNPAQAGESLKGCLEEALGLIPEAQHQETALFLGATAGMRLLSQKNSSQARDILAAVTQVLNQYPVDFGGAEVLAGRDEGAFAWITINYVLGRLVKYSSGEWIQPAEGTLVGTLDLGATSTQISFVPAGPILDQSTQATFCLYSTNYSIYTYSHLCYGQDQVLSRLLAALVQSSSKTLVHHPCYHSGYQAVLPVSTLRSSPCTHPSAALELPQNLTVQGTGNPNACVAAIRGLFNFSSCGGQRECAFDGVYQPPLRGHFYVEVSYPGQERGLWSFCTSGLYILTLLLEGYGFTEDTWPSIEFQKQAGGMDIGWTLGYMLNLTGMVPAEAPAQWRAQSYGIWTAGVVFLVLTIVTTLGAGAVQLLWPQE
- the Entpd8 gene encoding ectonucleoside triphosphate diphosphohydrolase 8 isoform X2, whose product is MSLSWKERVFMALLGAATASGLAMLILILVEATSVLLPAGTQFGIVFDAGSSHTSLFLYRWPADKENNTGLVSQALACRVEGPGISSYASNPAQAGESLKGCLEEALGLIPEAQHQETALFLGATAGMRLLSQKNSSQARDILAAVTQVLNQYPVDFGGAEVLAGRDEGAFAWITINYVLGRLVKYSSGEWIQPAEGTLVGTLDLGATSTQISFVPAGPILDQSTQATFCLYSTNYSIYTYSHLCYGQDQVLSRLLAALVQSSSKTLVHHPCYHSGYQAVLPVSTLRSSPCTHPSAALELPQNLTVQGTGNPNACVAAIRGLFNFSSCGGQRECAFDGVYQPPLRGHFYAFSNFYYTFSFLNLTSRQTLSTVNTTIWEFCQRPWRLVEVSYPGQERGLWSFCTSGLYILTLLLEGYGFTEDTWPSIEFQKQAGGMDIGWTLGYMLNLTGMVPAEAPAQWRAQSYGIWTAGVVFLVLTIVTTLGAGAVQLLWPQE
- the Entpd8 gene encoding ectonucleoside triphosphate diphosphohydrolase 8 isoform X1, with amino-acid sequence MSLSWKERVFMALLGAATASGLAMLILILVEATSVLLPAGTQFGIVFDAGSSHTSLFLYRWPADKENNTGLVSQALACRVEGPGISSYASNPAQAGESLKGCLEEALGLIPEAQHQETALFLGATAGMRLLSQKNSSQARDILAAVTQVLNQYPVDFGGAEVLAGRDEGAFAWITINYVLGRLVKYSSGEWIQPAEGTLVGTLDLGATSTQISFVPAGPILDQSTQATFCLYSTNYSIYTYSHLCYGQDQVLSRLLAALVQVGMDSSKTLVHHPCYHSGYQAVLPVSTLRSSPCTHPSAALELPQNLTVQGTGNPNACVAAIRGLFNFSSCGGQRECAFDGVYQPPLRGHFYAFSNFYYTFSFLNLTSRQTLSTVNTTIWEFCQRPWRLVEVSYPGQERGLWSFCTSGLYILTLLLEGYGFTEDTWPSIEFQKQAGGMDIGWTLGYMLNLTGMVPAEAPAQWRAQSYGIWTAGVVFLVLTIVTTLGAGAVQLLWPQE